Sequence from the Rhodanobacter sp. genome:
GGTCTTGCCGTTGACTTCGATCGCGCCGGTGCCCTTGCGCAGGAACACGCGGGCGGCGGAGGTCTTGCGGCGGCCGGTGCCGTAATTCTGCTGAATCGCCATGATGGTTCCTTAGACTTCCAACGCCTGCGGCTGCTGCGCGGCGTGCGGGTGCTCGGCGCCGCCATACACCTTGAGCTTGCGATACATCTCGCGGCCCAGCGCGTTCTTCGGCAGCATGCCCTTGACGGCGATCTCGATCACGCGCTCCGGATGGGTGGCCAGCATGTCCTTGAGACTGGTGGTCTTCAGGTTGCCGACGTAGCCGGTGAAGCGGTGATACATCTTGTCGTCCAGCTTGGCGCCGGTGACCGCCACTTTCTGCGCGTTGACCACGACGATGTAGTCGCCGGTGTCGACGTGCGGAGTGAACTCAGGCTTGTGCTTGCCGCGCAGGCGACGCGCGATTTCGGTCGACAGGCGACCGAGCGTCTTGTTCGTGGCGTCCACCACGAACCAGTCGCGCTTGACGCTTTCTGCCTTGGCGCTGAAAGTTTTCATTTCGAGATACCCGTAGGCCGCCGACGAGGGCGGTTGCACAATAATCGGTGAAGCAAAGAGGCGGAATGATAGCGAAGCTGTCACCGCCTGCGCAAGTCCACCGCATGGATGGGCTGTGGGCCGGTGATGATAGCATGCCCCGCATGGCACTTGAACAGCCCCCAGACGCATTGCGGAGCCGACCCGGCCCATGCGTGCGGTACGACCCATGCCAGCCGGCTTTCGGCGGCGGCGACGCGCCGGCAGGCCGGGGCACGCAACACACGCTGGATCTGTGGGCGCAGCTACCGGAGAAGACCCCATGAACGCACGCACGCTCAGCCCGCTGGACCGACTGCTCGCCGGCATCGAACGCGCACTGGAAACCGTGGCCGGCGCGCCGGAGGCGAACCGCCGCTCGCCCGCGCACGGCATCGCCGCTGCGGCACTGGACGACGCCGAGCGCCGGCATGCCGCCGGCCTGATGCGCATCAACCACACCGGCGAGGTCTGCGCACAGGCGCTCTACGACGGCCAGGCCGCGCTGGCCCGCAACGAGGCGAACCGCGAGCACCTGCTGCACGCCGCCGCCGAGGAAACCGACCATCTGGCATGGTGCGGCGAGCGCCTGAAGGAACTGGACAGCCGCCCCAGCCTGCTCAACCCGCTGTGGTACGCCGGCAGCTACGCCATCGGCGCGCTGGCCGCGCTGGTCGGCGACGCGGTGAGCCTGGGCTTCGTGGTGGAAACCGAACGCCAGGTGGAAGCGCACCTGGCCGAACATCTTGAGCGCCTGCCCGCGCAGGACGAGCGTTCGCGCGCGGTGCTGGCGCAGATGCAGGCCGACGAGATCCGCCACGCGGAGAATGCGCAGGCGCGCGGCGGCATCGACCTGCCGTTCCCGATCCCGCAACTGATGCAGGCCAGCTCGATGGTGATGAAGACGGTGGCATACCGGATCTGACCGTGCCGGCTCAACCGGCCAGCAACGGACCCACCTTGCGCTCAAGCAACGCGACCAGTTCGGGCTGCATGTAGCCGTAGCGATCCGGGATGTCCACGCACACCACGCGCTTGCCCTTGAGCAGGGCGCCGAATTTTTCCGCCAACCGCGCCTTGTGCCGGCGCTCCATCACCACGATCAGCTCGGCCCAGTCCACCTGTGCCGCATCGAGCACCGTCTGCGCATCCGGCGCGAGGCCGGCGGAATCCGTCTCCACGCCGGCAACGCCGCCGAACACGGCCTCCGCCGTGGGGCTGCGCAGACGGTTGCGGCTGCAGACGAACAGAACGCGTAGCGTCATCGGCGAAAGAAAAAGCCCGCCTTGCGGCGGGCTTCTCGTCACATCAGGTTGCGGCCGTGGAACAGCTCCTCGATCTCGCGGCGCAGCAGCGACTCGATGCGCTGGCGCTCCTTGAACGAGAGGTCGTCGGCGTGGGCGTCGAACAGGTAGGTGTCGAGGTCGAAGTCCTTCACGTGCATCTTCGTGTGGAAGATGTTTTCCTGGTACACGTTGACGTCGAACATCTCGTACTTCTGGCGGATGTGGCGCGCCAGGTAGTCCTGCACCGAGTTGATCTTGTGGTCGATGAAGTGCTTCTTGCCCTTCACGTCGCGGGTGAAGCCGCGCACGCGGTAGTCGCAGACCACGATGTCGGACTCGAAGCTGTCGATCAGGTAGTTCAGCGCCTTCAGCGGCGAGATGACGCCGCAGGTGGCCACGTCGATGTCCGCGCGGAAGGTGGCGATGCCGTTGTGCGGATGCGTTTCCGGGTAGGTGTGGACGGTGATGTGGCTCTTGTCCATGTGCGCCACCACCGCGCCGGCGATCGAGTCGCGGCCCAGCTTCTCCACCACCGGCTCCTCGGAGATCAGGATGGTCACCGAAGCGCCCTGCGGGTCGTAGTCCTGGCGGGCCACGTTGAGGATGTTGGCGCCGATGATCTCGGCCACGTCGGTGAGGATCTGGGTCAGCCGGTCGGCGTCGTACTGCTCGTCGATGTATTCGATGTAGCGCTGGCGCTGCTCTTCCGACACCGCGTAGCAGATGTCGTAGATGTTGAAGCTGAGCGCCTTGGTGAGGTTGTTGAAACCCTGCAGGCGCAGACGGGGAAGCGGCTTGACCACGGCGACTCTCCATGACCGGATCGACGGTCAGCAGATGAGGCGGGTTAGCACCAAGGGTCCCCGCGGGAATTCGGAACACGGGGACCCTTGTCTCCCATGACCCGGCGAACGTCCGCGACCATAGTCCGCGAACGCAAGACTGCGAATTATGGGGCAAAATCGTGAAAAACAGAACCTCCGTCAATCCACCCGCGTTTGCCATAATGAGCCATTCGGTGGCAGAACCATCACCCGAGGGGAAATCAGCACCGTGGCGCTACTCAAATACCAGCTGCAACAGGCTTTCGAGCGCTCCCAGGCGCCGCTGGCCTTCGCCCCGGATCCCGCCTCGATGGAGCGCTTCCTCGCGCTCTGCCACCGCCGCCGCTACCCGAGCAAGACCGCGATTATCCGGCCCGGCGACCCGGCCAACACGCTTTACTACGTGATCGACGGCTCGCTGGCGGTCTGCACCGAGGACGAGCAGGGCCGCGAGCTGATCCTCGCCTACATCAACCGCGGCCAGTTCATCGGCGAGATGGGCCTGTTCGTGGAACAGGCGCAACGCGAGTCGGTGGTGCGCACGCGCAGCGTGTGCGAGATGGCCGAGGTCAGCTACGAGCGCCTGTTCACGCTGATGAAGGGGCCGCTTGCCGAGGAATGCCCGAAGATCCTGTTCGCCATCGGCTCCCAGCTCACCAACCGCCTGCTGCGCACCTCGCGCCAGGTGAGCCGCATGGCCTTCATGGACGTCACCAGCCGCATCTCGCGTACCCTGCTCGACCTGTGCGAGGAGCCGGACGCGATGAGCCACCCCGACGGCACGCAGATCCGCATCTCGCGCCAGGAAGTGAGCCGCATCGTGGGCTGCTCGCGCGAGATGGTCGGCCGCGTGCTCAAGCAGCTGGAGGAGCAGGGCATGATCGACGTCTCGGGCAAGACCATCGTGGTGCGCGGCACGCGCTGAGGATTTCCGGCTTCGGCGCCGCCGGCCAGGCACGCGGCGGCGTGCGCCAGCGTCAGCCGCCGGGATCCGGCGCCGGACGTCCGCGCAGGAAGCCCTGCCCGAATTCGCAGCCCATCGTCAGCAGCGCGTCGCGCTGCGCCTCGGTTTCGATGCCTTCGGCGATCACGCCGATATCCAGCGCGCGGGCCAGCGCGAGGATCGCCACCACCACCGTGTTGGCGCCGGCGGAATCCAGCTCGCGCACGAACACCTGGTCGATCTTCAGCCGGCCCAGCGGCAGCGAGTGCAGGTAGCTCAGCGAGGAATAGCCGGTGCCGAAATCGTCCAGCGCCGTCTGCACGCCGGTGGCGCGCAGGCGCTCCAGGGTGGTGCGCACCAGCACCGGATCGTCCAGCAGCGCGCCTTCGGTCAATTCGATCAGCAGACGCTCCGGCGGCAACCCGCTGCGCACCACCAGCTGCAGCAGGCGGCGATCGAAATCCGCATGGCGCAGGTGCAGCGGCGAGACGTTGATCGTCACGAAGCCATCGCCCGCATCCGGCCGCGCCATGCGTTCGCAGACCATGCCGTACATCTGCCAGTCGATGGCTTCCAGCAGGCCGCAGTCGTGCGCCACGCGAACGAAATCGCCCGGCAACAGCAGTCCTCGGCGCGGATGGTTCCAGCGCAGCAGCGCCTCGTGGCCCACCACTTCGCCGTTGTCCAGCCGGAAGATCGGCTGGTAATGCGGCGTGAACTCGCCATGCTGCAGGGCGTGGCGCAACTCCACCTCCAGCGCCAGTTCGTCCACCGCGTTGCGCGCCATCGTCTCGTCGAACAGCGCGTAACGGCCGCGCCCCTTCTGCTTGGCGCGGTACAGCGCCATGTCGGCATCGCGCAGCAGGGCGTCGGCCCGCTCGTGGCGGCCGGCAATGGCAATCCCCACGCTGGCGGACGGCTCCAGCTCGCGGCCGCCGATGGACAGAGGCTGGCGCAGCGCCTGCAGCACGCCCTGCGCCATGCGCTCGGCCACCATCGGCTCGACCACGACATCCAGCAGTATCGCGAACTCGTCGCCGGCCAGCCGAGCCACCACGTCCGGCGCCACCACGCAGGCGCGCAGGCGGTTCGCCACCGCCTGCAGGAAAGCGTCGCCGGCCAGATGGCCCAGGCTGTCGTTGATCACCTTGAAGCGGTCCACGTCGAGGTACAGCAGCGCGCACGGCGCACCCGCCGGCAAGCGCACCAGCCGCTCGCCCAGGCGCTCGCGCAGGAAGCCGCGGTTCGGCAGGCCGGTGAGCGGATCGTGCATCACCTCGTGGCGCAATTGCCGCTGGATCTGCTCGCGCTCGGCGATCTGCTCGCGCAGCTCGCGGGTACGCTCCTCCACCCGGTGCTCCAGTTGCAGGTTGGCCTGCAGCAGCGCGGTGGCGGAGCGGCGGCGCTGGATGCTGTTGGCGATCTGCATCGCGGCGAAGCTGAGCAGCTCCTGGTCCGCGGGGGTGAAGTAGGTTTCGTCGACGTAGCTCTGCACGGTGACCACGCCGATCGCCTTCTCGCCGGTGCGCAGCGGCACGCCGAGCCAGGACGACGACGGCGTACCGATGATGCTGGGCACCACCTCGCCCGCCGCGGCCAGCGCATCGAGCTGGTGGCGGTTGGCCAGCAGCGGTTTGCCGGTGCGCAGCACATACGCGGTGACGCCATGCTCCATCGGCACGCCGAACGCGCTCTGCACGCCGGAATCCACGTAGTACGGAAAATCCAGCCATTGCCGTTGCTCGTCAAGCAGGGCGATGTAGAAGTTCGACGCATCGAGCAGGCTGCCCACCTCGGCGTGCACATGCCGGTAGAAGGCGCCTTCGTCGATGTCGGCCGTGCCCAGCTCGGCCAGCCGGAACAGCACCGACTGCAGGCGCTCCGCCCGCTGCCTTTCCTGCACTTCCTCCTGCAGGTCGCGGTTGGCGGCGGCCAGTTCGCTGGTGCGCAACTGCACCCTGCGCTCCAGTTCGTCCTTGCTCCGTTTGCGCTCCAGCGCAGTGAGCACATGCTGGGCGACAAACTCCAGCACCGCGCGATCCTCGTCGCTGTAGCCGATGCCCTCCCGGTAGCTCTGCACCACCAGCGCGCCTTGCACGAGGCCGTCCCGCAGCATCGGCACGCCCAGCCAGTCCAAACTGTCCGTGCCGATCACTTTCAGCGGGCCGACGGTCTGTGCGGCCAATTGCTCGGGCGAGCCCATCATCGGGCGCCCGTGCACCAGCAGGTGCCAGGTGAGCGAGCCGCGCATCGCATCCAGCGATTCTTCGCGCACGACGTCCGGACCTTCCATGTCCACGGTGTCGACGTAGTAGAGGAAGCGCGTCGTGCCGTGTTCGGCATCGTGGCGGACGATGTAGAAATTCTCCGCGTACATCAGCGTGCCGACGATCTCGTGGATGCCGCGCAGCAAATCGCCCATGTCGAGGTCGGCGCCGGCCAGGTCGGAGATGGCGAACAGCGCGCGCTGCAGGTTTTCCGACCGCTCCAATTGATCGTGCGAGTCGTGCAACTCGCCCAATGCCAGCAATTGCTGCAGTTGGCGCCCGGCCACCGCGATGCACGACGCCAAGGCTTCGAAGAGTTCGCGGCCGATCTGCTCGTCCGCCGACGCGATGACCAGCACGGCCGGCACGCCCGGCGCCAACCGCATCGCCAGCTCGCCGCTGCCGGCCGGCGGCGCGTCGTCCGCATCGCCAGGTTTCGCCTGCAGCCACGCCGCAAGCCGTTCGTCCACCGCACCATCGGTCGCGCGGCACGCGCCGCGCTCCAGCCACGCCACGCGGGCATGGCCGCATGGCGGGCCGATGCGCACCAGCTCCACCGTCAACTCGGCCACCGCCTGCGGCGTGGTCGCACCGATCAACCGCCCCAACCAGGCCAGTTGATCCGTATCGCCCGGAATCTCAACATGCGGACTGCGGAGTCGATTCATGCGCCGATGATTCCCCCTTGGGCCGATGGTAACGCGCCGCCACCGTGCCGCCCAGCATGATTCCGTGAAGCCGCCCGCTAGAATGACCGGCTCGCCCCGGATCAACGCATGCTTGCCGACACCACCAAGGACGCCATCCGCGCCGCCTATGCGCGCCTGAAAGACGGCCTGCCGGGCTTCCGCCCGCGCGCCTCGCAGGGAAAGATGATCGCCGAGGTGGCCAAGGCGCTGGCCAGCGAGGGCGGTGTCGCCGCGATCGAGGCGCCCACCGGCACCGGCAAGTCGATGGCCTACCTGATCGCCGGCCACGAAGTGGCCCGTGCGCAGAAGAAGAAGCTGCTGATCGCCACCGCCACCGTGGCGCTGCAGGAGCAACTGGTCGAACGCGACATTCCGCTGTACCTGCAGCTCTCCGGCCACGCGGCGAAAGTGGCGCTGGCCAAGGGCCGCGGCCGCTACCTCTGCCCGCGCAACCTGGCGATGGCGCGCAACAGCCTCGCCGGTTCGGCGCAATCCAGCTTCGGTTTCGATGCCGATCTCGCGCTGTGGTCGAAGCCGCCTGCGGAGCGCGACAAGCAAGCGCTGTCGAAGCTCGCACAAGCCTTCGACGACCACAGCTGGAACGGCGACATGGACGCCGCGCCCGAGCCGGTGGGCGATCTGCTGCGCCCGATGCTCACCACCAGCGCCGGCGGCTGCACCAACCGCAAGTGCGGCCACTTCATGATCTGCCCCTTCTACGCCGCGCGCCGCGCGGTGGACGACGCCGACATCATCGTGGCCAACCAGGATCTGGTGCTGGCCGACCTCACCATGCCGGGCGAGGACGACCACTGGGGCGGCGTGATCCTGCCGCGCCCGGACGAAACGCTGTACGTGTTCGACGAAGCCCACCACATCCCCGGCAAGGCCATCGACCGTGGCGCGTCGGACGTGCACATGGCCGCCACCGTGCGCCAGCTGAGCCGGCTCGGCCGGCAGGTGCATGCGGCCTATTCGCTCACCGACAAGGAAAACCTCGGCAAGCTCACGCTCGACGCCGGCGACACGAAACTGCAGGAACTGAGCGACGCACTCGAAGCGCTGGAAAAGGAGATCCGCCTCGGCTGGCTGCCCGACCCCGCCGAGGCCGAACCGATGTACCGCGGCTCGCTGGGCCGCCTGCCCGAGGCCTGGGTCGAACACGCGCGACTGCTCAGCCTGCAGACCGGCGAAGTGCAGCGCTGGCTTGCCGCGGTGCGCCGCGCGGTAGTGGAGATGACCGACGGCGGCCCCACCCAGGAAGCGCTGTCGCGCGAACTCGGCATCGCGCTGGAGCGCATCGGCAAGCAGGCCGCCTGCTGGCAGGCATGGGCCGCGGACGACCGCGACAACGCGCCGCCGCTGGCGCGCTGGGTCACCCTCACCGGCGACCAGCAACTGGTTTGCCACGCCTCGGCGGTGTCCGCCGCCGGCCTGCTGCGCAACGTGCTGTGGGGCAACGCCAGCGGCTTGGTGCTCACCTCCGCCACGTTGAGCGCGGGCGGCAATTTCCGCGGTTATGCCGACGCCGTGGGCCTGCCCGACGATGCGGCCACGCTGAGCCTGCCCTCGCCGTTCGACCTCGCCGCGCAGGCGCAGCTCGAAGTGCCGGCGATGGATGCGCTGCCCGACGCGCGCGAGGAACACGCGCAGGCGATCAGCGACTGGCTGGCCGCACACCTCGACTGGAACGCCGGCAACCTCGTGCTGTTCACCTCGCGCGCCAAGCTCGACCGCGTGCTGCAGCGCCTGCCGATCGACAAGGTGCGCAAGGTGCGCGCGCAGGGTTCGCTGGGCAAGACGCAGCTGATCGCCGAGCACATCGCCGACGTGGAGGCCGGCAAGGGCAGCACGCTGTTCGGACTCGCCAGCTTCGGCGAAGGCCTCGACCTGCCCGGCAAGCTGTGCGAAACCGTGGTCATCACCCAGCTGCCGTTCGCCGTGCCCACCGACCCGGTCGGCGCCACCTACGCGGAGTGGCTGGAGTCGCGCGGGCGCAATCCCTTCATCGAGGTGAGCATCCCGGAGGCCACGCGCCTGCTCACCCAGTACTGCGGACGCCTGATCCGCAACGAGAACGACAGCGGCCGCATCGTGCTGCTGGATCGCCGCGTGGTCACCAAGCGCTATGGTGCCGGCATGCTGCGCGCGCTGCCGCCGTTCAGGCGGGTGATCGAGCGCTAGGCGCGGGGTGTCCGCGGCGCTTGCCGCCGAAGCGCCGCTGCAGCCGGTCCATGTACAGGTAGATCACCGGCGTCAGGTACAGGGTGAGCACCTGCGACACCAGCAGACCGCCGACCACCGCCAAGCCCAGCGGTCGCCGCGAGGACGCGCCCGCGCCGATGCCCAGCGCAATCGGCAGCGTGCCGGCGAACGCCGCCATCGTCGTCATCATGATCGGGCGGAAGCGCACGTGGCAGGCCTCCACGATGGCCTCGGCCGGCGACATGCCCTCGTCGCGCTGCCGCTCCAGCGCGAAGTCGATCAGCATGATCGCGTTCTTCTTCACGATGCCGATCAGCATCACGATGCCGACGAACGAGAACAGGTCCAGCGGCGCGTGGAAGATCATCAGCGTGAGCAGCGCGCCCACGCCCGCCGCCGGCAGGCCGGAGAGGATCGTCAGCGGATGGATGAAGCTTTCGTACAGGATGCCCAGCACCAGATAGATCACGAACAGCGCCAGCGCCAGCAGCAGGCCCATGCCCTGCATCGACTGCTCGAACGCCTGCGCGGTGCCCTGCACGCTGCCGGTGATCGACGCGGGCAGGTCGAGCTGGCGCATCGCGCCGTCGATCTCGCCCACCGCCTGGCTGAGGCTGACGCCGGGTGCGAGGTTGAACGAGATCGTCACCGCCGGCAGCTCGCCCTGGTGGTTCACGGTGAGCGGCTGCGAGGTGCGCGTGAAGCTGGCCACCGTGCTCAGCGGCACCAGGGTGCCGGTGTTCGACGTGACGTAGAGCTGCGACAGCACCGCCGGATCGTTCTGCAGCGCGTACTTCACCTGCAGGATCACCCAATACTGCGTCGCCGCGCCGTAAATGGTGGAGACCTGGCCCTCGCCGAAGGCGGTGCCCAACGCGCTCTGCACCTGACGCATGGTGAGGCCGAGCGGGGCCAGCTTGGCGCGGTCCACCTTGACGTCGATCGCCGGGCCGTTGAGGTCGAGGTCGCTGGTAACGTCCTGGAAACCGGGCAGCTTGGCGAACGCGGTGAGCACCTTGCCCGACTCGGCATACAACGCATCGAGGTCGGTGGACTGCAGCGTGTACTGGTATTCCGCCTTGGAGGTGCGGCCGCCGACCTGGATCGCGGGCGGGTTCTGGATGTAGGCGCGGATGCCCGGCACCTTGGCGAACTGCGGACGCAGCTCCTCGATGATCTGGTCGGGATCCAGCTTGCGCTCGTCCGCCGGCTTCAACCGCATGAAGATCGAGCCGTTGTTGGTGGTGGTGCGCGAACCGCCCGAACCCACCGAGGACATGTAGGCGGCGATGTTCGGGTCCTTGCCCACGATCGCCGCAAGCTGCTGCTGGCGCGCACTCATGCCGGTGATGGAGATGTCGTCCGGGCCTTCGGTGTTGACGATCAGCTGGCCCGTGTCGCCGGCGGGGATGAAGTCCTTGTCCACTACGTAGAACAGGACCACGGTGGCGAAGAGGCTGGCGAAGAACACGCCTAGCACCATGCGCGGATGCTCCACCGCCCACGCCAGCGAGCGGTTGTAGCCGTCGCGCACGCGGTTGAAGCCGCGGTCGAAGGCCAACGCCACGCGCGACTTGTGCTCGTGCTCCGCATGCTTGACGAAGCGGCTGCACAGCATCGGCGTGAGCGTGATGGAGACGAAGCCCGAGATCAGGATCGCCGTGCTGATCACCACCGCGAACTCGTGGAACAGGCGGCCCACGATGCCGCCCATGAACATCACCGGCAGGAACACCGCCACCAGCGACAGCGTCATCGAGAAGATGGTGAAGCCGATCTCGCTGGCGCCCTTGAGCGCGGCCTCGTAGGGTTCCATGCCGGCCTCGACGTGGCGCACCACGTTCTCCAGCATCACGATCGCGTCGTCCACCACGAAGCCCACCACCAGGGTGAGCGCCAGCAGCGAGAGGTTGTCGAGGCTGTAACCCAGCGCATACATCACGCCGAAGGTGCCGATCACCGACACCGGCAACGCCAGCGCAGGGATCAGCGTGGCCGAAGCGTTGCCGAGGAACAGGTAGATCACCAGCACCACCAGCACGCCGGCCAGCAGCAGGGTGAACTGCACGTCGTTCACCGAGGCGCGGATCGAATCGGAGCGGTCGTACAGCGTCTGCAGCTTGATCGACGGCGGCAGCGTGGCCTCGAACTGCGGCAGCACCGCGCGGATGCGGTCGATGGTGGCCACGGTGTTGGAGCCGGGCTGGCGGTCGATCGCCAGCACCACCGCGCGCTTGCCGTTGAACCAGCTCGCCACCTGGTCGTTCTGCACGCTGTCCTCGGCCTGGCCGAGCTGCGACAGCTTGACCGGCGCGCCGTTGCGCCACGCCACGGTGATGTCGTTGTACGGGGCCGCCGTCTGCAACTGGCCGTCCGACCTCACCTGCAGCAGCTGGCGCGAGCCGTTGAGCGAGCCGGTGGCGAGGTTGACGTTGGCATCCGCGATGGCCTGCTGCAATGTGTCGATGCCGATGCCGTTGGCGGCCAGCTTGGCGGGGTCGACGCTGACGCGCACGGCGTATTTCTGCGAGCCGAACACGCTCACCTGCGCCACGCCCTCGATCATCGACAGCTCCTGCGCCAGCTGCGTCTCGCCGTATTGGTCCACGGTGGACAGCGGCAGCGTGTCGGAGCTGAGCGCGAGGTAGAGGATGGCCTTGTCCGCCGGATTCACCTTGCGGAAGGTGGGCGGCGTGGGCATGTCGGTGGGCAGCTGGCGCTGCGCCGCCGAGATCGCCGCCTGCACGTCCTGCGCGGCGCCGTCGATGTTGCGGCTGAGGTCGAAGGTCAGCGTGATCGAGGTCGAACCCAAGGCGCTGGTCGACGTCATCTGGCTGATGCCGGCAATGGTGGAGAACTGGTTCTCCAGCGGCGTGGCCACCGCGGTCGCCATCGTTTCCGGCGAGGCGCCGGGCAGGCTCGCGCTCACCGAGATGGTGGGAAAGTCCACGTTCGGCAGCTCGTTCACCGGCAGCTTGGGATAGGCGGCCACGCCGAACACCACCAGCGCGATCATCAGCAGCGCCGTCATCACCGGACGGCGGATGCACAGGGCGGGCAGGTTCAAAGGATCCGCCCTCCGCGCAGGCGACGCGGCATCGGATCACCGCTCGCCCCTCCGGGGAGAGGGTTGGGGTGAGGGGCCGAACTTGCCACGACCACGATCGAAGCGCTTCTGCAGCGAAGCATCGCGGCGCTCACTTCGCCACCACCTGCACCTTGGTGCCGTCGGTGAGCAGCATCTGCCCGTCGGTGACCACCCGTTCGCCGCCGCTCAGGCCTTTCGCGATCACGATGCTGCCGCCGTTGCCCGCGCCGGCGGTGACCATGCGTTGCCGCGCCTTGCCGTCCGCATCCACCACGAACACGAAGCTGCCGTTGGGCGAGTTCTGCAGCGCCGTCGCCGGCACCGTCACCACGTCGTGCAGGCGCGCGGTGGGCAAGGTCACCTGCACGAATTCGCCCGGGGTGAGGCGATCGTCGGTGTTGGCGTAGCTGGCCTTGAGTTGGATCGTGCCGGTGCTCGTGTCCACCGCGTTGTTGATGAAGTCCAGGTCGGCCTGCAGCGGCACGCCACGCGAGCCAGGCACCTGCACGCTCACCGCCAGCTTGCCGCGCGCATCCGCGGCACGGATGTCGTCCAGCGCCGACTCCGGCACCGCAAACGTCACGTAGATCGGCCGCACCTGGTTGAGCACCACGAGGTTGGTGCTGTTCGCGCTGACCTGCGCGCCGGGATAGACCAGCGGCGCGCCCGCGATGCTGTCTACCGGCGCCACGATCTGCGCGTAGCCGAGCTGCGTCTGCGCCATCTCCACCGCGGCCTGGTCCGCCTTCACCGAGGCGGCATAGATGCCGACGTTGGCCTCGTAGCCGTCGTAATCGGTCTTCGACACGTAGCCCTTGGCGAGCATCGGCGTGTAACGGCGCAGCACCTGCCGGGCGTTCGCGAGTTGGGCCTGGTCCTTGGCGAGGTTGCCGCGCGCCTGGTCGAGTTGCGCCTGCAGCAGGCTGGGATCGATGCGCGCGATCACCTCGCCCTCGTGCACACGTCCACCCGGCGCGAAGGCGATGGACTGCAGCTGCCCGCTGACGCGCGACTGCACGGTCACGGTGGAATACGCCTCGGCATAGCCGCTCACCGTGAGCGAAAGCGCGAGGTCGCC
This genomic interval carries:
- the rplM gene encoding 50S ribosomal protein L13 codes for the protein MKTFSAKAESVKRDWFVVDATNKTLGRLSTEIARRLRGKHKPEFTPHVDTGDYIVVVNAQKVAVTGAKLDDKMYHRFTGYVGNLKTTSLKDMLATHPERVIEIAVKGMLPKNALGREMYRKLKVYGGAEHPHAAQQPQALEV
- the coq7 gene encoding 2-polyprenyl-3-methyl-6-methoxy-1,4-benzoquinone monooxygenase, with translation MNARTLSPLDRLLAGIERALETVAGAPEANRRSPAHGIAAAALDDAERRHAAGLMRINHTGEVCAQALYDGQAALARNEANREHLLHAAAEETDHLAWCGERLKELDSRPSLLNPLWYAGSYAIGALAALVGDAVSLGFVVETERQVEAHLAEHLERLPAQDERSRAVLAQMQADEIRHAENAQARGGIDLPFPIPQLMQASSMVMKTVAYRI
- a CDS encoding low molecular weight protein tyrosine phosphatase family protein — protein: MTLRVLFVCSRNRLRSPTAEAVFGGVAGVETDSAGLAPDAQTVLDAAQVDWAELIVVMERRHKARLAEKFGALLKGKRVVCVDIPDRYGYMQPELVALLERKVGPLLAG
- the speD gene encoding adenosylmethionine decarboxylase, with the protein product MVKPLPRLRLQGFNNLTKALSFNIYDICYAVSEEQRQRYIEYIDEQYDADRLTQILTDVAEIIGANILNVARQDYDPQGASVTILISEEPVVEKLGRDSIAGAVVAHMDKSHITVHTYPETHPHNGIATFRADIDVATCGVISPLKALNYLIDSFESDIVVCDYRVRGFTRDVKGKKHFIDHKINSVQDYLARHIRQKYEMFDVNVYQENIFHTKMHVKDFDLDTYLFDAHADDLSFKERQRIESLLRREIEELFHGRNLM
- the crp gene encoding cAMP-activated global transcriptional regulator CRP is translated as MALLKYQLQQAFERSQAPLAFAPDPASMERFLALCHRRRYPSKTAIIRPGDPANTLYYVIDGSLAVCTEDEQGRELILAYINRGQFIGEMGLFVEQAQRESVVRTRSVCEMAEVSYERLFTLMKGPLAEECPKILFAIGSQLTNRLLRTSRQVSRMAFMDVTSRISRTLLDLCEEPDAMSHPDGTQIRISRQEVSRIVGCSREMVGRVLKQLEEQGMIDVSGKTIVVRGTR
- a CDS encoding EAL domain-containing protein is translated as MNRLRSPHVEIPGDTDQLAWLGRLIGATTPQAVAELTVELVRIGPPCGHARVAWLERGACRATDGAVDERLAAWLQAKPGDADDAPPAGSGELAMRLAPGVPAVLVIASADEQIGRELFEALASCIAVAGRQLQQLLALGELHDSHDQLERSENLQRALFAISDLAGADLDMGDLLRGIHEIVGTLMYAENFYIVRHDAEHGTTRFLYYVDTVDMEGPDVVREESLDAMRGSLTWHLLVHGRPMMGSPEQLAAQTVGPLKVIGTDSLDWLGVPMLRDGLVQGALVVQSYREGIGYSDEDRAVLEFVAQHVLTALERKRSKDELERRVQLRTSELAAANRDLQEEVQERQRAERLQSVLFRLAELGTADIDEGAFYRHVHAEVGSLLDASNFYIALLDEQRQWLDFPYYVDSGVQSAFGVPMEHGVTAYVLRTGKPLLANRHQLDALAAAGEVVPSIIGTPSSSWLGVPLRTGEKAIGVVTVQSYVDETYFTPADQELLSFAAMQIANSIQRRRSATALLQANLQLEHRVEERTRELREQIAEREQIQRQLRHEVMHDPLTGLPNRGFLRERLGERLVRLPAGAPCALLYLDVDRFKVINDSLGHLAGDAFLQAVANRLRACVVAPDVVARLAGDEFAILLDVVVEPMVAERMAQGVLQALRQPLSIGGRELEPSASVGIAIAGRHERADALLRDADMALYRAKQKGRGRYALFDETMARNAVDELALEVELRHALQHGEFTPHYQPIFRLDNGEVVGHEALLRWNHPRRGLLLPGDFVRVAHDCGLLEAIDWQMYGMVCERMARPDAGDGFVTINVSPLHLRHADFDRRLLQLVVRSGLPPERLLIELTEGALLDDPVLVRTTLERLRATGVQTALDDFGTGYSSLSYLHSLPLGRLKIDQVFVRELDSAGANTVVVAILALARALDIGVIAEGIETEAQRDALLTMGCEFGQGFLRGRPAPDPGG
- the dinG gene encoding ATP-dependent DNA helicase DinG gives rise to the protein MLADTTKDAIRAAYARLKDGLPGFRPRASQGKMIAEVAKALASEGGVAAIEAPTGTGKSMAYLIAGHEVARAQKKKLLIATATVALQEQLVERDIPLYLQLSGHAAKVALAKGRGRYLCPRNLAMARNSLAGSAQSSFGFDADLALWSKPPAERDKQALSKLAQAFDDHSWNGDMDAAPEPVGDLLRPMLTTSAGGCTNRKCGHFMICPFYAARRAVDDADIIVANQDLVLADLTMPGEDDHWGGVILPRPDETLYVFDEAHHIPGKAIDRGASDVHMAATVRQLSRLGRQVHAAYSLTDKENLGKLTLDAGDTKLQELSDALEALEKEIRLGWLPDPAEAEPMYRGSLGRLPEAWVEHARLLSLQTGEVQRWLAAVRRAVVEMTDGGPTQEALSRELGIALERIGKQAACWQAWAADDRDNAPPLARWVTLTGDQQLVCHASAVSAAGLLRNVLWGNASGLVLTSATLSAGGNFRGYADAVGLPDDAATLSLPSPFDLAAQAQLEVPAMDALPDAREEHAQAISDWLAAHLDWNAGNLVLFTSRAKLDRVLQRLPIDKVRKVRAQGSLGKTQLIAEHIADVEAGKGSTLFGLASFGEGLDLPGKLCETVVITQLPFAVPTDPVGATYAEWLESRGRNPFIEVSIPEATRLLTQYCGRLIRNENDSGRIVLLDRRVVTKRYGAGMLRALPPFRRVIER